TCGAATGCTTTCTGATGCCTTCAAAGTTAGGCCAAAACAACAATCCCAAATGTTTCAGGTTTCCTCCCacctaattttttctgaaaatcatAGGTGGGATATCGAGTATCGAGTatctaaaatgtaagaaaaaattcaaattttagtacatttttgacctaaatatttttgaaaatgatcaaaatttctgttaaaaccatttgaaaattcgatattttcatacattttcaaatttttagtgaaaaatgatcaattttgtaaagaaaaatattcatccctcctaattttcaaaatttatgttcaaaaacatGTAAGCTTCTTGACAATTATAGAGAAAAGTGAacgtttttacattaaaagatACTCGATATACATCCTACCTAATGTTCAGAAGGTCTATGAAACGTGAAACATTTGAGTATCTTGTTTTGGCCTTATCAATAAAATGACGAAATAGCCGAAAATGTTTGAGTCATTGCAAAACAAGACAATCTAATGtctttgacataaaaattatcaattttcattctATATGAAAGTGATTTTTAGTAACAAAAGcgtatttcttaatttttataattagctAAAGTCAGAAAAAGAATGTGTTTTCtagcacaaaaaaatagtacaacaaaaaaaaaataattttttattattattttagtattttaaaaattagtgtgttattttttattatttgttgtcatttttttcaagcaataaaaattaataaatataatctaaaaattaaaattaagtacaCGTGACACtcacaaacaaataatttttccgtattttttttttacatcttttcatttttctctttcgtTTCTAGCACCAAATTTGACGTACTTGCACTAACATGACGTTCCTTGCTGTTGAAAATGCCGTAACAGAAGTAAATTACTAATCCAATGGCGATCCAGACGACAAATCGCACCCAAGTCCACGGATCTAAGCCGCACATGAGGTAAATATTGATGAGGATTGACGTCGCTGGCAAAAATGGAGTGAAAGGAgtctaaaaaagaaatttttataaacaaaatttaggaaaaattttaaaagaacttACAGAAAAGGGAATTTTCGCAATAGATCTCGGTTGGAAGACAATGATCAAGATCGAAAGTACAAGCAGGAGTCCAAAAACGACAAGTAACGTAATTGCCCACCAATCACCGTTCATAATTTCCGTTGTGTAAAGTGTAAAAGTGCCCGAAAACATGAGGCACCAAAAAAGGTAGGACGTCACCATGACAGTTACGATGCCCGATGTCAGTGCAACGGGATCTCTCAAGCGATTTCCGTTGAAAAGTTGTTTCAACATAACTTTCGGCGTCATCTCGATCGTATTTAATTCCGAATGATTCACATCTTCCTCCGTCATTTCGAATCGCAACAACATGACGCATGCCGCAACAATGGAATAAGCCATCAACGTTCCAATCGACATCATGTTCACAAGTTGACtcaagtcaaaaattgctGCCAAAATTCCCGTAAGCGTTCCCGCAATCAAAGTACCCGCAAAAGGTGTGTTGAATTTTGGATGTACGGCACCCATTATTTGGAACACCAATCCGTCCTTGGCCATGGCGTAAATGACACGCGGCAAGGGGAACATGGCACCCATTAAACTCGCAGCAAGACCAAAAATCGCTCCGTAACTGACGATGCCTTCAGCTACGGTCCATCCTAATTGCTTGAAAACATGGGGCAAGGGCGCATTTTCGTTTTGTTCGTAATACGGCAGCATCATCGTCAAAACGGTTGAGATCCCGAAATACGCCAAGAAGATGATTGTGAGGGAAATTACAACTGCAAAAGGGATGGAACGTTGAGGAGTCTTTGCTTCTTCGCCCGCTGTCGCAATCACATCAAATCCAATGAACCCATAAAAGCAAATTGCTGCTCCTTTGATGACTCCTCCAAGGCCATAGGGGAAAAATCCGCCGTCTCCATACCCAGCAGGGACATTTTCGAGTTTCCAATTTGCTGGATCAGCTTTGAAGGCACCACAGATaatcacaaaaataacaacactCACATTTGTCATGGTAAAAATGTTGTTCACCAAGGCAGACTCGCGAGCGCCAAACGCTAATGCCACTAAAAATAGCACAAAAGGTGAGTGATCTTATCATCATTTCAACAAATATCATTAAGATACTTACGTGTAA
The sequence above is drawn from the Culicoides brevitarsis isolate CSIRO-B50_1 chromosome 1, AGI_CSIRO_Cbre_v1, whole genome shotgun sequence genome and encodes:
- the LOC134833118 gene encoding cationic amino acid transporter 2, with the protein product MVASSEKNFFQKSFDILSRKKPLVDNTETRLSKFLSTFDLTTMGVGSTLGVGVYVLAGEVSKTTAGPAVVISFAIAAIASMLAGLCYAEFGARVPKAGSAYVYSYVTIGEFIAFIIGWNLVLEYAIGSASVVKGLSNYVDELTNNQISGWFLETMPMNVSGLGAYPDFFAFGIIMAFTLALAFGARESALVNNIFTMTNVSVVIFVIICGAFKADPANWKLENVPAGYGDGGFFPYGLGGVIKGAAICFYGFIGFDVIATAGEEAKTPQRSIPFAVVISLTIIFLAYFGISTVLTMMLPYYEQNENAPLPHVFKQLGWTVAEGIVSYGAIFGLAASLMGAMFPLPRVIYAMAKDGLVFQIMGAVHPKFNTPFAGTLIAGTLTGILAAIFDLSQLVNMMSIGTLMAYSIVAACVMLLRFEMTEEDVNHSELNTIEMTPKVMLKQLFNGNRLRDPVALTSGIVTVMVTSYLFWCLMFSGTFTLYTTEIMNGDWWAITLLVVFGLLLVLSILIIVFQPRSIAKIPFSTPFTPFLPATSILINIYLMCGLDPWTWVRFVVWIAIGLVIYFCYGIFNSKERHVSASTSNLVLETKEKNEKM